The genomic stretch GCTTATGACCTTGTTGTGGAATCGCAAAAAGCTTCGGCTTCGTTCCTCCAAAGGCGTTTGCGCGTTGGTTATGCGAGAGCAGCTCGTCTGCTGGATATTTTGGAAGAAAGGGGCGTTATTGGTCCTGGAGAAGGAGCTAAACCGCGTGATGTCTTAGTGAGTAAAGCTGATGCCGACGCTCAGAAATTTATTGATGAACATGATTCTCCTGATAATAACAACGAAATAATGGAGGAATAATTTATGCCTAAAGTTATTAAACCCAAAGCCAAAGGCGCTAGAGCAATACACCCTCGAAAAAAGAAATTAGAACAGCCTATTTTTGAGCCAGTGGTTTTTAATCCTACTCCTGATGTAGTTATCTCAACGCCAGAATTTACCAGACCTATTTTAGAAAATTCTTTTAAAGAATATGTGCAGCATCAGCGGTTGGCTATGCATTATTCATTGGCTGAAATAGCTGAAAGATTGCATGTACGTGAAGAACATCTACAACTTTTAGAGGAGGAAGGATTAAATCGTATTTTACCAGAGGTTTATGTCTATTCTATTTTAAAAAAATATTGTAATTTTCTTCATTTAGATTATGAGCAAGCGCTAAAACTTTATAAAAATGAAGTAACAGCTATTAAACTTCCCGGGGAAACCGATTCTCTTACTACGTTTAGAGATAATATGGCGCATAAGATTAGTTTGAACTATCGAAAATTAATTATTGGTTTCCTTCTAGTAGTAGTCTTAGCTTTTGGCGGTTACCAATTGGACATGCTCGTGGGCAAGCCGAGTTTAATGATTAAAGACCTATCTGAAAACATGCAAGTGAGTGAACCGTTTATTAATATTACCGGGACAGTAGCGCGTACTCAAAAATTATTGTTTAATGGACAAGAAATACTTCTGGATAACGGGAAAAATTTTCAAGTTGATAATTACAATCTCACCAATGGCTGGAATACTTTAAAATTCGAAGCTTATAATCATTTGGGGAGAGCAACTATCAAGGAATATCACATAGAATTTATAGGTGGGAATGAAGTATCGCCATCCACGACTGCACCCACTACTGTTATTACTGGTGAAACCACTACCACCATTTTAAGCGAGTAAGCAATTGGCGTGAGGCTGATTTTATGCTATTATGGTAAGCAAGTTCATAAAGTCTAAAGTTCTTAAAGTTTGTCAAGTTAAAACCCCACACCTAAATAGTTTTAAAGACAGAATTTTAGACTTTTAATGCAATCCATATCCGTTTTTTTGTTTTAGCACTGTGTTTTACGTTTTTGAAACTTACTTGATAAACTTTATAACTTTATAAACTTTTTGCTTTATGTCCAAAACGACAGCTAAAAAAAATAGCTCTTCGGACGAGGATAAGTTTGTCGACGTGATTGCCGGGATTAAGGACCGCTTTGGCGAAGGGTCTATAATGAAGCTCGGAGATGTAAGTAAAGTAAATGTAGCCGTTATCCCTACCGGAGCCCCTTCTTTAGATATTGCTTTGGGTGTAGGCGGTATTCCTCGAGGGAGAATCATAGAGGTCTATGGTCCAGAATCTTCTGGCAAAACTACCCTGTGTCTTCATATTGTTTCTCAAGCCCAAAAAATGAAGGGCAAAGCAGCCTATATAGATACTGAACACGCGCTTGACCCAGAATATGCTAAAAAAATAGGGGTCAAAATAGAAGATCTTCTAATTTCTCAGCCAGACAATGGCGAGCAAGCTTTAGACATAGTTGAAGCTCTGGTAAGGTCAAACGCTATAGATGTTATCATTGTGGATTCGGTAGCTGCCTTGACTCCTAAAGCCGAGCTAGAGGGGGAAATGGGGGATCAGCATATTGGCCTCCAAGCTCGCTTGATGTCTCAAGCCCTGAGAAAACTGACGGCTATTGCGGCTAAATCGAAAACTGCCATTATCTTTACCAATCAAATCAGGATGCAAATAGGAATGATGTTTGGTAATCCTGAAACTACGCCTGGTGGCAAAGCGCTCAAATTTTACTCTTCTGTCAGAATAGAAATGAGACGGATGGCTCAAATTAAAAAAGGTGATGAAATCATAGGTAATCGAGTCAAGGTAAAGATAGTCAAGAATAAAGTCGCCGCTCCCTTTAAAACCACAGAATTGGACGTGATCTATAATGAAGGCATTTCTTATGGAGGCGATTTACTTTACCTGGGTTTAAAATATAATTTGATTAAGCGTCTCGGAACCACTTATTCATTCGAAGGCGTTAAACTGGGTGTGGGCGTAGAAAATTCTAAAATTTTTCTCAAAGAGCATCCTGAAATTGGTAGCAGCCTCTTGAAAAAAAT from Candidatus Paceibacterota bacterium encodes the following:
- a CDS encoding helix-turn-helix domain-containing protein; this encodes MPKVIKPKAKGARAIHPRKKKLEQPIFEPVVFNPTPDVVISTPEFTRPILENSFKEYVQHQRLAMHYSLAEIAERLHVREEHLQLLEEEGLNRILPEVYVYSILKKYCNFLHLDYEQALKLYKNEVTAIKLPGETDSLTTFRDNMAHKISLNYRKLIIGFLLVVVLAFGGYQLDMLVGKPSLMIKDLSENMQVSEPFINITGTVARTQKLLFNGQEILLDNGKNFQVDNYNLTNGWNTLKFEAYNHLGRATIKEYHIEFIGGNEVSPSTTAPTTVITGETTTTILSE
- the recA gene encoding recombinase RecA; the encoded protein is MSKTTAKKNSSSDEDKFVDVIAGIKDRFGEGSIMKLGDVSKVNVAVIPTGAPSLDIALGVGGIPRGRIIEVYGPESSGKTTLCLHIVSQAQKMKGKAAYIDTEHALDPEYAKKIGVKIEDLLISQPDNGEQALDIVEALVRSNAIDVIIVDSVAALTPKAELEGEMGDQHIGLQARLMSQALRKLTAIAAKSKTAIIFTNQIRMQIGMMFGNPETTPGGKALKFYSSVRIEMRRMAQIKKGDEIIGNRVKVKIVKNKVAAPFKTTELDVIYNEGISYGGDLLYLGLKYNLIKRLGTTYSFEGVKLGVGVENSKIFLKEHPEIGSSLLKKINSGEAVAMPLGIPAGEDDSREE